Genomic segment of Mercurialis annua linkage group LG6, ddMerAnnu1.2, whole genome shotgun sequence:
ATCCAAACAGATCTTCATATTCTCTTCGTTTTTTTCTGTGTCCAGATATAGGACCCTTAATGTTGGCATTCCTATTTCAACAGGGATCAGTGCTTCACAACCGTACGTCAGGCTGTATGGTGTTCTTCCTGTTCCTGCCTTTGTCGTCGTTTGATATGACCATAAAACGTTGTGTAGTTCTTCTGCCCATCCGCCCTTGGCATCGTCTAAACGTTTCTTCAAACCGTTGACAATCGTTCGATTGGTGACTTTGGTCATCCCATTAGTTTGTGGATGAGTGACCGAGGTGAATCGTAGATCGATTCCTTTGTAAGCATAGTAGTCTTTGAATCCCTTACTGTCAAACTGTTTGCCATTATCCGTTATCACTATCTTTGGTATGCCAAATCTGTAGATTATTCCTCTCCTGAAAAATTTCAACACTCTGCTCGCCGTGATCTTTGATACCGCTTCCGCTTCTACCCACTTTCAGAAATGGTCTACGGTTACTATCAAGAAACAGATTTGTCCTGCTGCCGTTGAGAAAGGTCCAACAATATCAATTCCCCACGTACTGAATGGTCAGGGACTGATGATAGGAGTTTGATCGGTGGTTGGCTTATGGTGGACATTTTGGTGGATCTGACATTTTTCACAAGTTTTGACCAATTCGGCCGCGTCTCTTGACATGGAAGGCCAGCAGTAGCGTTGTCGGACTGTATTATGACAGAGAGCGAGGTGGGCGACATGGCTGCCATAGGTTCCTTCGTGAATTTCTTTGAGAACATAGTGTCCTTCCTCTTTAGTTAAGCACCTGGACCAGGGGTGTGTGTATGATTTGCGGTATAGTATGCCGTCTCGGTAGGCGAAATGAGGTTTCCTTCTTTTAACCTTCTTGCCCTCCTGTTTATCTTCTGGTATGATGTCGCTCTCCGTATACGCTATTATTTGTTGCATCCATTCATCTAGGGGTCGAGTGAGGAAGATGGCTTATGGGTTCTGTATGCTACTATAATGTTGAATAGAGAATGGTACTCCTGATATTTTGGTTTTTGTTGCTCCAGCCTTAGCTAGGATGTCTGCCTTTTCATTTTCCGATCTCGGGATTTGCTCTAATTTCCATGTCCCGCCGTCTTCACTTATCTTCGTCAATAGTTCTTTGACCCGTTCTGTATATTTTTTCATGTCTGCATCTTTGATTTCATATGTGCCCAATACTTAGTTAACAACTAACTGAGAATCGCTCTGGATGTTGATCATCTCGGTTTTAACAATTGTGGCCATTCGCAACCCGGCAATTAAAGCCTCGTATTCTGCCGAGTTGTTTGTTGATGGGAAGTTTATATGAATGGACTCCCGTAGTTGGATTGAGTGTGGTCCTTCGAGTACGACTCATGCCCCTGCTCCGGAGGTATTTGATGCTCCGTCTACCTGGAGGTTCCATGAGACGATGTTCATATCAGCTTTGCTCGGTTGATCGTGCGAGGTTGTCTCTGCCACGAAGTCTGCTAACACTTGGGCTTTCAACGCTTGTCTTGGTTCGAACTTGATGTCGTAAGCTCCTAGTAATACCGACCAATTTACCAGTCTTCCCGATGTTTTTGGTCTGCTCAGCGCCTTTTTTAGTGGCTGGTTGGTTCGTACTATAACCGTGTGGGCTTGGAAGTATCTTTTCAACTTTTCCACCATGAGGATCAGAGCAAAAGCAAACTTTTCAATCATGTTGTATCTCAATTCGGCGCCCTTGAGTACTTTACTTGTGTAGTATATGGGTCTTTGTGTTCCATGGTCTTCTTTGACTAGTACCGACGCCACCGTCTCGGCCGTTGCTGAAAGATATAGGAAAAGTGTGTCACCTGCTTTGGGTCGGCCGAGTAGAGGTGATGTTGTCAGGAAGGTTTTTAACTCTTCGAAGGCTCGTTGGCAGTCTTGATTCCATTCGAAGTTTTTAAAATTCCTCAAGGTTTTGAAAAAAGGAAGACATTTTTTGGCTGAGCAGGAGACAAAGCGCCCGAGAGTGGTAATTCGACCATTGCGTTTTTGCACTTCCTTGGCCGTTGTCGGAGCTTTCATGTCTAAGAtggcttgtattt
This window contains:
- the LOC126687684 gene encoding uncharacterized protein LOC126687684; this encodes MFSKKFTKEPMAAMSPTSLSVIIQSDNATAGLPCQETRPNWSKLVKNVRSTKMSTISQPPIKLLSSVPDHSWVEAEAVSKITASRVLKFFRRGIIYRFGIPKIVITDNGKQFDSKGFKDYYAYKGIDLRFTSVTHPQTNGMTKVTNRTIVNGLKKRLDDAKGGWAEELHNVLWSYQTTTKAGTGRTPYSLTYGCEALIPVEIGMPTLRVLYLDTEKNEENMKICLDML